From the Bacteroidia bacterium genome, the window TTATTTCTTGTATCAAAAACAAATGCACAAAACTTAGTTTTAAATCCAAGTTTTGAAGATACCATAGCCTGCACAGGCACCTATGCCATGCAATGTAAATATTGGTATTGGGCAACTTATGGCAGCCCTGATTATTTTAGTGAGCAGCCTGATATATTCTGCGGAACATCACCGGTACCGTTAAGCAATGTTGGCTTTCAATATGCCCGAACAGGTATTGCTTATGTAGGGTTAGCTCCTTTTTTTACAACAATATTTCCTTCTTATGTTAATAGACGAGAATACATAGGGGGAATTTTGTCGGATACATTAAAGCAGGGACATGAGTATTGTATCAGTTTTTATGTATCAGTTGCTGATGGAATGAAATATGTTATTGATGGCATGGGGTTATACTTGTCGGTGGATAGTGCTGTTGATTATACCATCAACACCAACCTTTCGTTTATTCCTCAAATTTCAAACCCTTCAGGCAACATAATTTATGATACGCTTAACTGGGTGCAGATTTCGGGAACGTACATAGCTAATGGTGGTGAAAAATATTTGACCATTGGCAACTTTAAAGATGATGCTAATACCATGATTGATTCTACCTCATCAACGGCAAATAGTGCATACTATTTCATAGATGATGTAAGTGTAAT encodes:
- a CDS encoding T9SS type A sorting domain-containing protein — translated: MRKIFIVIFLFLVSKTNAQNLVLNPSFEDTIACTGTYAMQCKYWYWATYGSPDYFSEQPDIFCGTSPVPLSNVGFQYARTGIAYVGLAPFFTTIFPSYVNRREYIGGILSDTLKQGHEYCISFYVSVADGMKYVIDGMGLYLSVDSAVDYTINTNLSFIPQISNPSGNIIYDTLNWVQISGTYIANGGEKYLTIGNFKDDANTMIDSTSSTANSAYYFIDDVSVIDCTVGINEVNDNKDVGRLYPNPANTVVYYENELAADESGKIKLMDMLGKEIKEYNLTKGSNLISIPVSDLSKGIYMVKVEITGRNNEIVKLIVN